From a single Tachypleus tridentatus isolate NWPU-2018 chromosome 6, ASM421037v1, whole genome shotgun sequence genomic region:
- the LOC143252228 gene encoding lysine-specific demethylase 8-like yields the protein MFIKEDLPQYMKQLIPTDRKHLMLERNVQTTVVGEPIMFLLNQCVDGLYTPVQATENKDEAKCSTVENAHLASTAQILLDITWEKLNTGYWKDVDISWRYLYTYASLFKVLFLCCDQTQTFQELIYTCDMGIIMGAPILDGLLSKIASVLCAKNRPDKETSDNLTDVEEPKTKFIKQSQFPLINKSVEVHQVATPSLETFEATYMKQLQPVIITKEIDYWPALSTHHWSIDYLLQVAGPRTVPVELGARYTDVNWSQKLMTVQEFVDTYILKKMGQTDVAYLAQHQLFDQIRELREDISIPTYCCLAESDDEVDINGWFGPEGTVSPLHYDPKHNILAQVVGKKYIRLYSEETTPFLYPYEERLLNNTSQVDVENPDLEKFPLFSKAKFKECIIEPGQLLYIPPRCWHYVRSLSTSFSVSFWWQ from the exons ATGTTTATAAAAGAGGATCTTCCACAATACATGAAGCAGCTTATACCAACAGACAGAAAGCATTTAATGTTAGAAAGAAATGTTCAGACAACAGTTGTTGGGGAACCAATCATGTTTCTTCTAAATCAATGTGTTGACGGTCTTTACACCCCAGTACAAGCAACTGAAAATAAAG atgaAGCAAAGTGTTCAACAGTAGAAAATGCACATCTTGCATCCACAGCCCAAATCCTACTGGATATTACATGGGAAAAACTGAATACAGGATATTGGAAGGATGTGGATATAAGTTGGAGATATTTATACACATATGCTTCCCTATTTAAAGTACTTTTTCTTTGTTGTGATCAAACCCAAACTTTCCAG gAGCTTATATATACTTGTGATATGGGTATCATTATGGGAGCTCCAATCTTAGATGGTCTACTAAGTAAAATAGCTTCTGTATTGTGTGCCAAGAATAGACCAGATAAGGAAACTTCTGACAATTTAACTGATGTAGAAGAACCAAAG acaaaattcataaaacaaagccAATTTCCACTTATCAACAAGTCTGTTGAAGTACACCAGGTGGCAACTCCTTCTCTAGAAACATTTGAAGCCACTTACATGAAGCAGCTGCAACCTGTTATTATCACAAAAGAGATTGATTATTGGCCTGCATTGTCAACTCATCATTGGAG TATTGATTACCTTCTTCAGGTTGCTGGACCCAGAACAGTTCCTGTAGAACTTGGTGCTCGCTACACTGATGTTAACTGGTCACAGAAGCTCATGACTGTACAAGAATTTGTAGATACTTACATCTTAAAGAAAATG ggTCAAACTGATGTAGCCTATCTTGCTCAGCATCAGCTGTTTGATCAG ATTAGAGAACTTCGGGAAGATATCAGCATTCCTACTTATTGTTGCTTGGCAGAAAGTGATGATGAGGTGGATATAAATGGATGGTTTGGTCCAGAGGGAACAGTTTCTCCTCTTCATTATGATCCAAAGCATAATATTTTGGCTCAG GTAGTTGGGAAAAAATATATTCGACTTTATTCTGAAGAAACAACACCATTTTTATATCCATATGAGGAAAGATTATTAAATAACACTAGTCAG GTTGATGTAGAGAATCCAGATCTAGAAAAGTTTCCACTCTTTAGTAAAGCCAAATTTAAGGAGTGTATTATAGAACCTGGACAGTTGTTATACATTCCTCCAAGATGTTGGCATTATGTACGATCACTTTCTACAAGTTTTTCTGTGAGTTTTTGGTGGCagtaa